The Phycisphaerae bacterium genome contains the following window.
AGGCCACCCAGGCCGACCACACCCCCCACAGACCCACCGAGCCGACACCCACAGCCAAGCCCGGACCGGACTTCAAGCGGATGACCCCCCAGGAACGACTGGCATACTACCGGAGCCGCCTCAACGGCGTGTGACCGTCCGGGTACTCCTGTACACACGACCGGCACCTGATATAATGGCCGCACGATGGGCAACCATCACAAAGGAGCTGCGATCATGCGATTCCTGCAGAACAGACTCTACAGCTTCACCCTTCCGGCCGCGATCTTCATCCCGCCGTTGATGGAAGCCAGCCTGGACCAGATTCCAGGCTATCTCAAAGGCGACGAGTTCAGGCAGATCATCGGGGAAATCATCATCCAGATCGTCTCCGGCGTCCTGGACGCCTTCATCATGGCCATCGTAGCTCTGTTCTACGGCGTCGCCAGCATTTTCTGATCATGGGCCCCAACCCGCGTCGTCAGGCACCCTCTCACTGCGTGCTCGCCCGCCAGATGCAAGGCAGCCCAGGTCCTCCTCAATCCCCCGAAGGCTGCCCCGTGACCCCCGGTCGATCAGCTCCCATTCTCGCCATGAACGACTCCAGCAAGACCTGCGCCGCCACCGCATCCTGCCGGGCCTTCTTCCCCTTGCGGGTCAGCTCACGCCCAACCAGCCGCTCATCGGCCGCATGCGAGGTCAGCCGTTCGTCGTGCAGATGGACCGGCAGTGACCCGGTCCGCCCGAGCGCGGCCGCCACCTCCCGCGACAGCTTGGCCTGAGGCCCTTCCGTGTCGTCCATGTTCAGCGGCAGCCCCAGAACAATCGCATCCGCCGCGTATTCCTCGGCCACCGCCAGAATGGCTCCGACATCCCCGGCAACGTCCGCCCGAGCATCGATCGTACAAAGCGGAGACGCTACTCCGGACTCAGACTCACCCAGCGCGAGCCCGATTCGCTTGCCACCCCAATCGACACCTAGGAACCGCATTCCCTGACCACCTATCCCAGACCACCCACTTGACCCAATTGTCCGCCCACCCCGCGCCCACTGCCTGGGATACCGCACAAGCTATCACCGCCCCGGGCGTTTCGCGAATGCCTCATGCGCATAGAGAGGCGGGGCTGGTGATAGACCAACCCCGCCTTCATTGTGCTTACCTCATCGACCGGTGTTGTCCATCGGTCAGCGACGCATCACGCCCTGATCAGGCATGACGACGACGGAGGAACAGACCACCGAGAGCCAAGAGCAGCAAGCTGGCCGGTTCGGGGGTGACCGTCACAGTCACAGCACCGAGCTTGCCGGCCTCGATCAGGTCGCCGTTCGGGTCGCTGGCGCCAAGGCTGCCATCCGACATCGCGGTGACCGAAATCGTGTACACATCGCCAACCTTCAGATCAGTCGCGCTGATCGTCAGAACATCGAACACCGCGGGAAGATTGGCATCATCCAGCTGACCGGCGTTGGCAAAGTACCCGATATCCTTGGTCGGAGCCGGGCCGAGCACGGCGTTCAGGATAACCGCGTTCGGTGCCGCTGAGGTGGCGGCGACGATCGGGCCAGCCACGCGGCCGGTGATCGTGAACACGCCAGTCGCCCCAGCACTCGACTCCATCTTTAGCGCGGCATCATACCCGAACATCGCCGCGCCGCCGGTGGCCCTTGACAGGCCGCTCTTCAGCTCAAAAGTCCCGGTCGTTGCGCCGGGCGCCAGCTGGATCAACACGGCGTCACTATCATCGGCCGCCGTCAACGTAATGTCGACGGATGCCAACGCCGGCGTCACCAGCGCCACACTAAGAATCGCTGCCAACATCCACTTCATGTCTGATTCCTCCTCTCTCGCCTCCCGGGACATTGGAAGTGGAACACCCTCTTCTCTCCCCGGTCGGCCTTTGGCCTTCGGTATTAACAATTTCTAGTCCAGAGGCCCTGGGAACACACCCAGACACCTCATTATACGCACACTCTATTCACTTGTCACGCCCGCTGGGGTGGATTCTGACCCCGGCCCCAGCGGGGCTACCCTAAAAACCAGTCCACCCACATCACGGGCACTTGGTGCCCGGGTTGCCGATGTTGTTGCGGACGCGGGTCATGTCCAGCGTGTTGATCTTGCCATCGCTGTTGATGTCCGCCCGGAAATTGGTCGTGGGCAGATTCATGTCCGCACCCGTGTTGTTGCGAACCACGGTCATGTCCAGCGTGTTCACGGTGCCGTTGTTGCCAACATCACCTTCCTGGACGCCAACGCACAGCGAGCTCGCACTCACCGCCGAGCCAATGCACGCCGTCCCATCAGCCACGCCGGGGAAGGTCATGGTCAGCAACTTAGCATTATCCGCACCACTCATGGTCACGGTCAGCTGATTGCCGGCAGCGGCCACCGCACTCACAGCACCCGAGCTGACGGCCACGTCGGCGGCAGTCCCGGTCACCAGCTTGATGTCACGATCAAACGTCACAACAACCTTCGTCGGGCCATTCCGACGGCACTCGTTCTGCTTGGTCGGGAACAGGCTGACCACAAAGTCGCCGATCCCGGTGTGGGTCTTGACGCTCTCCGCAGCGGTCATCACCGGAGCCTGGCACGGCTCGCCACCACCCGTCACGCTGAAGGTAATGGTGTCTTCATTGACCGTGGGGGCGGCAACCGCGAAGCTGCCTTCGATCTCACTGTCGCAAATCGGGAACTCGGTGCTCGAGGTGCGGGCCA
Protein-coding sequences here:
- the ruvX gene encoding Holliday junction resolvase RuvX, yielding MRFLGVDWGGKRIGLALGESESGVASPLCTIDARADVAGDVGAILAVAEEYAADAIVLGLPLNMDDTEGPQAKLSREVAAALGRTGSLPVHLHDERLTSHAADERLVGRELTRKGKKARQDAVAAQVLLESFMARMGADRPGVTGQPSGD
- a CDS encoding PEP-CTERM sorting domain-containing protein; translation: MKWMLAAILSVALVTPALASVDITLTAADDSDAVLIQLAPGATTGTFELKSGLSRATGGAAMFGYDAALKMESSAGATGVFTITGRVAGPIVAATSAAPNAVILNAVLGPAPTKDIGYFANAGQLDDANLPAVFDVLTISATDLKVGDVYTISVTAMSDGSLGASDPNGDLIEAGKLGAVTVTVTPEPASLLLLALGGLFLRRRHA